The segment CCTTGTAACCGATCTTGGTCTCGGTCGAGAGCACGTCGTTCCAGTCATCGAAGAACTGCAGCGAATAGTTCTTGGTGTCGCTGTTCTTCGTGTACCAGTAGCTGGTCAGGCCGATGGCGTTGTTGCTGTTGCCCTGGATGACCGGCTGCACTTCCTTCGTGCGCTGGAAGGCCAGGCTCGCGCGATGGTTGTCGGTAATGTTCCAGTCCAGCTTCACCAGCGAGCGCTTGCTGTTGAGATCGACACCGCCGCTGCTGAAGTCGCCCGGATGCAGGCCCAGTGCGTTCGCCGCATTGATGATGCGCTGCAGGTCGCTCGGCGACACCTTGTTGCTGGTGGAGGCGCCGGTCAGCGACGAGTCGAGGCCGTTGGCCGAGTCGTTGCCCAGGCCGACCGTCTTCTGCTTCTCGTAGCTGGCGAAGAAGAACAGCTTGTCCTTGATGATCGGGCCGCCGAGCGTCACGCCGCCGGTCCAGTCGCGGTCATAGCCCTGGTAGCTGCGGTCGCCGCTCTTAATCCAGCCAGCGTTGCCCACCATGCTGTCGGCGTTGCGGTAGGCGTAGTACGCCGAACCGTGGAATTCGTTGGTACCGCTCTTGGTCACGGCATTGATGTCCGCGCCCACGGTGTCCGACGTCGTGTCGAAGTTGGCCGTCGATAGGTTGTACTCGGCGATGGTGTCCACCGAGACCGGCGAGCCGAGGTACGGCATGCCGTTGGAGTTCAGGCCGAACGGATCGCCCGCGCCGATGCCGTCGACGGTGATCTTGTTGTAGCGGCTGTTCATGCCCATGGCGGACATGGAGCCGTCGCCGCGGTCGGTGACGGCGATGCGGGGATCGAGGCGAGCGATGTCCTGGATCGAGCGGCCCGGCGACGGGACCATCTTCAGGTCACGGCCCGACACGTTGGTCGACAGGCCCTTGTTGTCGGCATTGAACGTCTGCGCAGCCACCAGGCCGGTGACGGTCACGGCGCCCAGGTTGGTGGCCGCCTGCTGGGCCGCACCCATGGTCACGTTGACCGCGGTATCGGTCGCCAGCTGCAGGTAGACGTTGTCCTGCTCGGACTGCGTCCCGTCCTTGGACACCTTCACGTCGAACGGACCGCCCACGCGCAGGCCCTGGGCCGAGTAACGGCCGCTGGCGTCGGTGGTGGTCGACTTGGTGGTGCCCGACGGCGCGTGCACGATCTGGACGGTGGCGCCAGCGACCGGCTGGCCATTGGCGTCGACGACGCGGCCGCTGATCGAGGAGGAGGTGTCCTGCGCCATCACCGGCGCCGTGGCCAGCAGCGTGGCGATCGCTACCGGCAAGAGTTTGCTGCGCAATGCGTTGTTCATCGAGATTCGACCCCTAAGAGATTCGCAAAAAAGGCATGGGACCAGCACAGAGGAGTCCCATGCCCCTCCGCCACCGTCTTAAGTGACTGATTCCCTGAATTATTTGATGCGTCCCGGGGAGCTTGCTCGAAGCCGCCGGCCTGGACTCATCACGACGAATGTAGGCGCATAATATTACAAATTCGTAACTTTTTGACGTATTTCTCACAAACCTTGCGCGCTATCCCTACGAAATCCGTAAGTTAGTGCCGCTGGTCCTGCCGCTTTGATGCAAAAAAAAAACCGGCGCCTTTCGGCGCCGGTCTCAGCTTTCCCGATGGTGGCCCGTATCAGAAGAACGAGGCGCCCACCGTCACCATGAAGGTGCGCGGTTCCAGCAACGAGTAGTACGGAGACGCCGTCGCCAGCGGCTTGCCGTCCGGACCGAGGTAGCCCGCACTGTTGTTGGCCAGGAACGCCGAGGCGTTGTTGGCGCTCGTGAGGGCGTGGCGATCGCCGATGTTCGACACGTTGAGCTTGATGTACGGCTGGCGGAACCAGCTGGCGAAGTCGCTGAAGCGGTAACCGGCATTGAAGCCGAAGGTCGTATAACCACCGACGCGTTCCGTGTTCATGAAGTCGCCATACATGGAGCTGTGGTAGTTGCCGTAGATGCTCGCCCACAGCGGACCGTGGTCGTAGCTCAGCTGCAGGTAGGCAATGTTGCGCGGCGTGTTGAACAGCTGCTTGCCGTCGGTCGGGTAGTACACGTACATGCCCGCCTTGTTCTTGCCAGCATTCAGGTCGCTCTCCACCGTGGCGTCGGTGTAGGTGTACTGGCCGTAGACCTTCCAGGCCTCGGTGATGTTGAAGCTGGCTTCGGCAGCGAAGCCCTGCTGCTTCACGCGGGCGATCTGCGTGTACACCGGCTCGCCCGTCACCTGGTCCTTCGCCGAGATGGTCTTGTTGTTGAAGTTGCTGTGATACAGCATCACGTTCGTCGAGAAACGATCGTTGTAGTAGCGGTAGCCCAGGTCGTTGTTCCAGGCCGACTCCGGCTTGTTGGCCGCGGTGCCGGTGATCTGGTTGAGGAACACGGCGCCATTCGGCGGCGCGCGGTAGGTTTCACCGATGCCGTAATAGATCTGGCTGTTCTCGTTGGGCGAGAACTTCACGCCCACCGCCGGGGTGAACTTATGGTACGTACCGTTGAGGTCGTCGTTACCGAAGCCCTTGGCGAAGCCGCCCGTCGAACCCGGGTTCTCGAACGCGAAGCCCGAACGGTCCACGTGCAGGTAAGCCAGTCCGGCCGTGAGCAGCCACTGGTCGTTCGGCGTCCATGTGTCGGTGATGAAGCCCTTCTTGACTTCGGTGACGGTGTATTCCTCATAGGCGTTCTGCACCTGGCCATCCGGATACAGCACGTAGTTGGAGCTGCCCCAGATATCGTTCGGCACGCCGGTCGCCCAGCTGGCCATGCTGAACTTGTCGTTCTGCTGCTGGCGAGCGCGCTCGTACCAGAAACCGTATTCGAGCGAGTTGTCCATGCTCAGGTCCTGGTTGAACTTGGCGATCACGCCCGGGCGATACGTGGTGCTGCTGCTGAAGCCGTACACCAGCGCCTTCTTGCCGTTCGGGCCGGTGACGATCGCGCCGTCCTGGTTCAGGTCCTGGTGAGCCGACTCGTACAGGTTCTGCGTCGAGTTGGTGGTCTCGGCGAAGAACGAGTTGCCGGTGCCGCCGCCGCCATCGCCGTACTGGAAGTACGGCACCACCGACAGGCGCAGCGAATCGGTGAGCTTGAACTCGCCGTCCAGGCTGAACATATAGTTGCGGAACGGGTTGTTGTGCAGCTGGTAGTACTGGCTGTCACCGGGCGTGTAGGTCGTGTCGTAGTCGTAGAAGTAGCCGTGCTTGGCCAGGTCCGACTTGCTCAGGCCGTAGTAGCCGTTGCGCACTTCGCGGTTGTACTGCAGCGAGGCGCTGATCGAGTTGTTGCTGTCGATGGTCCACAGCGACTTGCCTTCGACCTTGGTCACGTTGAGGTCGCCAGCACCGCGCCACTTGTCGACGGAGTTGTCGGAGTACGACAACCACGAACGCACCGGCCCGGTGTCGCCGGTGTTGAGG is part of the Dyella jiangningensis genome and harbors:
- a CDS encoding TonB-dependent receptor; protein product: MKRNHLSMAIAVVFCMAAGTAVAQDAASQSQPAANKDTTQQRTSVSSTSNTTTSNDTKRVQELNTVTVQAQSLSLGGGLMSVQTAPKAVSTISRDAIVKAPPGSNFTQMVSSIPGVNASTDDVTGLSDGNYSIRGFNSSEIGVTVNGAPITDTGSYAVYATEYGDSENYGDITVLQGIPDVDMPDSGAAGGHIAWATIDPSHKAGVDITQSLGSHDYRRTFVRLNTGDTGPVRSWLSYSDNSVDKWRGAGDLNVTKVEGKSLWTIDSNNSISASLQYNREVRNGYYGLSKSDLAKHGYFYDYDTTYTPGDSQYYQLHNNPFRNYMFSLDGEFKLTDSLRLSVVPYFQYGDGGGGTGNSFFAETTNSTQNLYESAHQDLNQDGAIVTGPNGKKALVYGFSSSTTYRPGVIAKFNQDLSMDNSLEYGFWYERARQQQNDKFSMASWATGVPNDIWGSSNYVLYPDGQVQNAYEEYTVTEVKKGFITDTWTPNDQWLLTAGLAYLHVDRSGFAFENPGSTGGFAKGFGNDDLNGTYHKFTPAVGVKFSPNENSQIYYGIGETYRAPPNGAVFLNQITGTAANKPESAWNNDLGYRYYNDRFSTNVMLYHSNFNNKTISAKDQVTGEPVYTQIARVKQQGFAAEASFNITEAWKVYGQYTYTDATVESDLNAGKNKAGMYVYYPTDGKQLFNTPRNIAYLQLSYDHGPLWASIYGNYHSSMYGDFMNTERVGGYTTFGFNAGYRFSDFASWFRQPYIKLNVSNIGDRHALTSANNASAFLANNSAGYLGPDGKPLATASPYYSLLEPRTFMVTVGASFF